The following are encoded in a window of Ricinus communis isolate WT05 ecotype wild-type chromosome 4, ASM1957865v1, whole genome shotgun sequence genomic DNA:
- the LOC8265528 gene encoding kxDL motif-containing protein 1, with translation MEQLEKESIREASKEVSGEFKTLIDHQDLDSLKQLQHLILGRLQDSNAVLTHFNEYSEQCFGEVANDFSRNTRVLKSMKSDLDYIFLKLRSMKAKILATYPDAFPDESTQVLDGRPDLEKPQ, from the exons ATGGAGCAATTAGAGAAAGAGAGCATAAGAGAAGCATCAAAAGAGGTATCAGGAgaattcaaaaccctaatcgATCACCAAGATTTGGATTCTCTCAAGCAATTGCAGCACCTCAT ATTGGGAAGGTTGCAAGATAGCAATGCAGTGTTGACCCATTTTAATGAGTATTCAGAGCAGTGTTTTGGAGAGGTTGCTAATGATTTTTCAAGAAATACACGTGTTTTGAAGTCTATGAAATCTGATCTTGATTACATTTTCCTCAAGCTTAG GAGCATGAAGGCTAAAATTCTAGCTACATATCCAGATGCATTTCCAGATGAATCCACACAAGTACTTGATGGAAGACCTGACCTTGAAAAGCCTCAGTAG
- the LOC8265529 gene encoding BES1/BZR1 homolog protein 4, whose translation MEYRKRIICFRIGKKANSWGRSRLCYQPPPNKNPSNHNSQLPLLPLSLLNLTIQSRDSLSLMQLLLPNHAKNIYKQTCIYTKRKNHTEREREKKKKMVGSSSTRSESEKEKTKLRERQRRAITTKIFHGLRRHGGYHLSPRADINEVLRELAKEAGWVVDPDGTTYRYKLVNRCPTCGAIPNNTSTTATPTTSSTVVAGGGAGAECSTTTSPCCIDPTAVMINANSNGEPTTTATSCTYICSDGSGGGGGDGDLPLAFYMYRGLAGGITYPPITTTTVAAVGGGVKVATNHEQHQQQGTYMQEAKASNQSTPVESPLRRTN comes from the exons atggaatatAGAAAGAGAATCATATGTTTCAGGATAGGGAAAAAGGCAAATTCCTGGGGTAGAAGTAGACTCTGTTATCAGCCGCCACCTAACAAAAATCCATCcaatcacaattcacaactgCCTCTGCTTCCCCTGTCCTTACTAAACTTGACCATCCAATCACgtgactctctctctctcatgcAATTGCTCCTTCCTAATCATgcaaaaaacatatataaacaaacctgtatatatacaaaaaggaaaaaccacacagagagagagagagaaaaaaaaaagaaaatggtggGGAGTTCATCAACAAGAAGTGAGAGTGAGAAGGAGAAAACAAAGCTTAGAGAGAGGCAGAGAAGAGCCATTACCACCAAGATTTTCCATGGACTTAGGAGACATGGTGGCTACCATCTCTCTCCTCGAGCTGACATCAATGAAGTCCTCCGTGAGCTTGCCAAGGAGGCTGGTTGGGTTGTTGACCCTGATGGTACCACCTACCGCTATAAG CTCGTAAATCGCTGCCCGACTTGCGGGGCAATCCCAAATAATACAAGCACCACCGCAACACCCACCACCAGTAGCACTGTGGTTGCCGGAGGCGGAGCTGGTGCAGAGTGTTCAACTACCACCTCGCCCTGCTGCATTGATCCCACCGCCGTGATGATCAATGCCAACAGCAATGGCGAACCTACCACTACAGCAACTTCATGCACTTATATATGCAGTGATGGTTCCGGTGGCGGTGGTGGTGATGGTGACCTCCCTCTTGCATTCTACATGTACAGAGGACTTGCTGGTGGTATCACGTATCCCCCCATCACTACCACCACAGTTGCAGCAGTTGGAGGTGGAGTGAAGGTAGCCACTAATCATGAGCAGCACCAACAGCAAGGAACATACATGCAAGAGGCAAAGGCATCTAACCAGAGTACACCTGTGGAGTCACCTCTGCGCCGTACTAACTAA
- the LOC8265530 gene encoding DNA-damage-repair/toleration protein DRT111, chloroplastic — protein MLGGLYGDLPPPSSAEEDKSTTNTSATVWSTSTLMAPPTLRKPATLTTPQTILKSQSKTKPQQSLMTTSSKTLVTSHSPTVLPPEEASQPALVGVNSVVIEEYDPSRPNDYEDYKREKKRKALEAERMRELERRRLEEEERELREREERERDRERDRNISGEEAWRRRAAMSSSSGGGARSPESGGGGGGGGGGGGGGDGFSIGKSESGGLGVGAGGQMTAAQRMMAKMGWKEGQGLGRQEQGITTPLMAKKTDRRAGVIVNASETKVEKKVKSVNFNGTPTRVLLLRNMVGPGEVDDELEDEVGSECAKYGTVTRVLIFEITEPNFPRDEAVRIFVQFERSEETTKALVDLDGRFFGGNVVHATFYDEEKFSKNELAPMPGEIPGF, from the exons ATGTTAGGCGGATTATACGGAGACCTACCGCCGCCGTCGTCGGCGGAGGAAGATAAATCGACGACCAACACCTCCGCCACCGTATGGTCAACAAGCACCTTAATGGCACCACCGACACTCCGTAAGCCAGCAACATTAACAACACCACAAACAATTCTAAAATCACAGAGCAAAACGAAACCACAACAATCCCTAATGACAACATCATCAAAAACCCTAGTAACATCACATTCTCCGACAGTATTACCACCAGAAGAAGCGTCGCAGCCAGCACTTGTTGGGGTGAATTCTGTAGTGATCGAAGAGTACGATCCATCAAGACCTAATGATTACGAGGAttataaaagagagaaaaagagaaaagcttTAGAAGCAGAGAGAATGAGAGAGCTCGAGAGAAGGAGACtcgaagaagaagagagagaattaagagagagagaagagagagaaagggatagagagagagataggaaTATTTCTGGTGAGGAAGCTTGGAGAAGACGCGCTGCTATGAGTAGTAGTAGTGGTGGTGGTGCGAGATCACCAGAGAGTGGTGGCGGCGGCGGCGggggtggtggtggtggtggtggtggtgacgGTTTTAGTATTGGGAAGTCGGAGAGTGGTGGATTAGGTGTTGGTGCTGGTGGACAAATGACTGCGGCGCAAAGGATGATGGCGAAAATGGGATGGAAGGAAGGACAAGGGCTTGGGAGACAGGAACAAGGAATTACTACGCCTTTGATGGCGAAGAAGACGGATAGGAGAGCTGGGGTTATTGTTAATGCTAGTGAAACCAAAGTGGAGAAGAAGGTTAAGAGTGTTAATTTTAATGGAACGCCTACAAGGGTTTTGTTGCTCAGGAATATG GTGGGTCCTGGTGAGGTAGATGATGAGCTAGAAGACGAGGTTGGATCTGAGTGTGCGAAGTATGGAACAGTTACTAGGGTTCTCATATTTGAGATTACAGAGCCAAACTTCCCCCGTGATGAGGCAGTAAGAatttttgtgcagtttgagaGGTCAGAAGAAACAACAAAAGCACTGGTCGATCTTGATGGTCGGTTCTTCGGAGGTAATGTGGTTCATGCAACATTCTATGATGAAGAGAAGTTCAGCAAGAATGAATTGGCTCCTATGCCTGGTGAAATCCCTGGTTTTTGA
- the LOC8265531 gene encoding uncharacterized protein LOC8265531, translated as MYRIPRPATSLLKSVTYQFGQRCSVSGTAKGKSKTKDGQPKKKNKVTTKKGPKGQDPSAQSPSHQSAKNNLFEQCLNAPTPVRFLKPKEQAREAERQKLGLESKERQREKEIIKKGGRQAMGVPDEPLMMGTPGFDLIALGLVDAEKIPKYELNEEDGKRLAKEYSRVLMRKHRARQAAESTLLRLKKEAIDALPDKLKEAALVPDLTPFPVNRFMATLTPPIEGYIEKVKEAARRSSGKEKIR; from the coding sequence ATGTATAGAATTCCAAGACCAGCAACAAGCCTTCTCAAATCAGTAACCTACCAATTCGGCCAACGCTGTTCAGTAAGCGGAACAGCGAAAGgaaaatcaaaaacaaaagatgGACAAccgaagaaaaagaataaagtgaCAACAAAGAAGGGTCCCAAAGGTCAAGACCCATCTGCCCAATCACCTTCCCACCAATCTGCCAAGAACAACTTATTCGAGCAATGTCTCAATGCGCCCACGCCAGTCCGTTTCCTCAAGCCTAAAGAGCAAGCCCGCGAAGCCGAGCGCCAAAAATTGGGTCTTGAAAGCAAAGAAAGACAACGTGAGAAGGAGATAATCAAGAAAGGTGGTAGGCAAGCTATGGGTGTCCCTGATGAGCCTTTAATGATGGGTACTCCTGGATTCGACTTGATTGCGCTTGGTTTAGTGGATGCAGAAAAAATACCTAAATATGAGTTGAATGAGGAAGATGGGAAGCGGTTAGCGAAAGAATACAGTAGGGTTTTGATGAGGAAACATAGGGCTAGACAAGCAGCTGAGTCTACCCTCTTGAGATTAAAGAAAGAAGCTATTGATGCTTTGCCTGATAAGTTAAAGGAGGCTGCTTTGGTTCCGGACTTGACTCCGTTTCCGGTTAATAGGTTTATGGCTACTCTGACTCCTCCTATTGAGGGTTATATTGAGAAAGTGAAGGAGGCGGCTAGGCGCAGCTCAGGGAAAGAGAAGATTAGATGA
- the LOC8265532 gene encoding phenylalanine--tRNA ligase beta subunit, cytoplasmic produces MPTVNVSRDRLFAALGRTYTEEEFDDLCFRFGIELDDVTTDEGINRKERHEEEGKGNEDEEIIYKIEVPANRYDLLCLEGIAQALRIFNKQEETPKYTLANISKQAMLKMHVKPETSSIRPYVVCAVLRDMTFDEASYNSFIDLQDKLHQNICRRRTLVAIGTHDLDMLQGPFTYEALPPQDINFVPLKQVKNYRADQLMEFYRENDLKLKKFLHIIENSPVFPILYDSRRTVLSLPPIINGAHSAITLKTKNVFIECTATDLTKAKIVLNTMVTIFSAYCKKKFEVEPVEVIYPDGKSNVYPDLSVYNMEVPLSYITGSIGVSLKTEEITSLLNRMQLHAEQSVSNADQCTINVSIPPTRSDVLHPCDVMEDVAIAYGYNNIPKRKLPSLKPLALNQLEDLIRVEVAMNGFTEVLTWILCSYRENFGMLNRKDDGSTAVIVGNPRSSDFEVVRTSLMPGALKIVGHNKDHPKPIKIFEVGDIAKLDDSKDVGAANRRLLAALYCGTNSGFELIHSLVDRVMEVMGTPFVPIGNNTGYYIQCCDAPEFLPGRQASIIYKGKHIGIFGIVHPEVLNNFDIPDPCSFLELDIECLL; encoded by the exons ATGCCCACGGTGAATGTGTCTAGAGATCGCCTATTTGCAGCTCTAGGGAGGACTTACA CTGAAGAGGAGTTCGATGATCTTTGCTTCAGGTTTGGTATTGAGCTCGATGATGTG ACAACTGATGAAGGaattaatagaaaagagaggcatgaagaagaaggaaaaggaaatgaagatgaagaaattatttataaaattgaagttCCTGCTAACAG ATATGATTTGCTTTGCCTTGAGGGCATTGCTCAAGCACTCCGCATTTTCAATAAGCAAGAGGAGACACCAAAGTATACCCTTGCCAACATTAGCAAGCAAGCAATGCTTAAGATGCATGTAAAACCAGAG ACATCATCTATTCGTCCCTATGTTGTTTGTGCTGTTTTAAGAGATATGACATTTGATGAAGCAAGTTACAACAGCTTCATAGATCTTCAAGACAAACTTCACCAAAACATTTGCAG GCGAAGAACTTTGGTTGCAATTGGGACTCATGACTTGGATATGCTACAAGGTCCTTTTACTTATGAG GCGCTGCCTCCTCAAGACATAAATTTTGTGCCATTAAAACAG GTGAAAAACTACAGAGCTGATCAACTGATGGAGTTTTATCGG GAGAATGATTTGAAGTTGAAGAAGTTTTTGCATATAATTGAGAACTCACCTGTCTTCCCTATCTTATATGACAGTAGAAG AACTGTTTTATCTCTGCCCCCAATTATTAATGGCGCGCATTCAGCTATCACTTTAAAGACGAAGAATGTTTTCATTGAATGTACGGCCACTGATCTGACAAAGGCtaagattgttttaaacacaATG GTAACGATTTTTTCTGCATattgtaaaaagaaatttgaggTGGAACCAGTTGAGGTGATATATCCTGATGGGAAGTCTAATGTCTATCCTGACTTATCTGTGTATAATATGGAAGTTCCACTATCGTATATCACTGGCTCCATTGGAGTGTCTTTGAAGACCGAAGAG ATCACCAGCTTGTTAAATCGGATGCAACTACATGCTGAGCAGTCTGTCTCAAATGCTGATCAATGCACTATCAATGTATCTATACCTCCAACCAGAAGCGATGTTCTTCACCCTTGTGATGTTATGGAG GATGTTGCAATTGCTTATGGGTATAATAATATTCCAAAGAGAAAGTTGCCATCATTAAAGCCACTAGCCTTGAACCAGCTTGAGGATCTTATAAGAGTGGag GTTGCAATGAATGGGTTTACAGAGGTTTTGACTTGGATCTTATGCTCTTATCGGGAGAATTTTGGAATGTTAAATAGAAAAGACGATGGATCAACTGCGGTCATTGTTGGAAATCCTCGTTCCTCTGATTTTGAG GTTGTCCGAACCAGCCTTATGCCTGGTGCTTTGAAAATAGTTGGACATAATAAAGACCATCCAAAGCCAATTAAG ATTTTTGAAGTGGGTGATATAGCAAAGCTGGATGATAGTAAAGATGTCGGTGCAGCAAATCGTCGCCTGCTTGCAGCACTATATTGTGGCACGAATTCAGGATTTGAG TTGATTCATTCCTTGGTGGATAGAGTTATGGAAGTGATGGGAACTCCTTTTGTACCAATTGGTAACAATACAGGGTATTACATTCAGTGTTGTGAT GCACCTGAGTTTCTTCCAGGAAGACAAGCCAGCATCATTTATAAGGGGAAGCACATTGGTATTTTTGGTATTGTACACCCAGAG GTGTTGAACAACTTTGACATACCAGATCCATGCTCCTTCTTGGAACTAGACATCGAGTGTTTGTTGTAG